Genomic segment of Schistocerca piceifrons isolate TAMUIC-IGC-003096 chromosome 1, iqSchPice1.1, whole genome shotgun sequence:
AAAGTCTTGAGGCACGTCACGGTCGAAAAAGCGTCGTGACAGTCGCTCCGAAGGCACCTGCATTTCACACGCTGGCTAAAGGAACTTTCGCCTTACGTGTAACTACTTAGTGCGGAAGGTGAGGAATGCCAGAAGAGCTCGTCGGCGGCGGCAGTTTGAAATCGGCGCGCGGAGGCGGCCGGCCGCAGCACGTGGCAGTGCGGCTCggtggcggggggcggggggcggagggCGGTACTCACCGGACGGCGTCTGGTGGTGCATCAGCGGCAGGGGGTGCTGCGACGGCGACTCTCCGCGACGGCCTccgggcggcggcggcgaacacGACGAGTCGCAGCTGCCGTCGGCCAGGTGGCGCGGTGGCACCGCCGCCACGGGACGCAAGTGTTCCTCTCCGGGCACCACgatggcggctgcggcggcggcggcgcccatTTCGGCGGGGGGCACGGTGCCCGCGGcgagcggcgggggcggcggcgggggcggcggtgacGGCGACGGCGGCTTCTTGAGGCCCATGGCCTCGTCCTGCGCCTGGGCGCGCCGCAGCGCCGTCTGCATCGCCATGACGCGCTGGCGCTCGGCCGTCAGCAGGCACTTGTCGCACGTGTGGTAGCGGTACTTGCAGTAGCGCTTGTGCCCCTTCAGCGGGATCTTGTAGCCGTGGTTCCGGCAGCGCGCGCAGTTGGGCGGCGTGCGCTGGCTCGTGGTCGTGGTGGCAACCGACGACGCCGACGCCATGGGcaccgttgctgctgctgctgcacgctGCGCCGGCGACTGCACTGGCGCGCCAGAGCGCCTCTGCGAGCGCCTCCTTGAGCCCCGGCGCTGGCGGTGGGGGCAGCCGCCGGCCGGGAGGAGGAGCGCGGTCTGGCCGCGCCACGCGGAGGGGGGACTTTTACGACTCGCAGTCTCATTCGAACTTTACGTCATAAACTGCACCGTCTTATCGCTCGACGCGGACGCCGCTGCAGCTATAACTCTGCTTTGATTGTTCGACCTGTTCCTCTCTTCTATAACATTGTTTAATGAACAagtaccaaaaaaaataaaaaatagaaatacgcGCGTGTGTTGTCCTCGCGCGTGCTTGCTTGCATGCTCCGTGTGCCCCTCTTGCCCCCGTGGCGCCCCCGCGCCGTGACCGAACCTTTTTAAGCCGCTGCAGTTTGCCATTATTCGCACTCTCCGGTGCGGTATTATTTTTCAGCCCGGCGCAGCCAACCTGGCTGATGTGCACCGGTCGTAAAACGTTCGCGACGCGCTGGCcggtccaatgaaattttgtagtCTCCCCCTCCAGACCCCCATTTTATGCCCGTCCCCACCACCTGTCCCTCTGgcacgcttctctctctctctctctctctctccctcccgcgTTCCTTCGTCCACGGACTTCGCTCTCCTTTCGCGGCGTCCGCCGCCAGTGACCCGCAGCCGCGATGCACCGGCTGCCGCCCCCGGTATTGGGGCAGTCGCGGCCGCCCTCGGCTGCAGCTGGCAGAGCGGCGAGTCTTTATTTTTGGACTGTTTCGCGAATCTAAGCAGCGCAGCGCCCATGTCCGTGCTGGCGGCGGATGCGCTGGCCAGTACAAAATAGCCGCGGCCGCACGTGCCACATTGTATCTCAATCCGGCGACGCGGCGGCGGCCGCCGGGGCTGCGACCCGTCGCCAGAGCTCGCGTCACACCACTGGCCGCAGGCCAACTGCCACAGATCCACTGCACGGCTCGATCCGATCACTCTACTGTTCCCATGTCGCGTCCACACGTGCCACCGACCCGCTAACGTATCACAACACATCGCCCTCTTCTTAAAATCCCTGTCTGTAGATTGGTGGTCAGTAATATTCATCCTCCACGTACTCTTGTCATCTGCAAATCGCTCCGATTGGATCGCAGCCAAGCAATCTTCTTGTCTGGGGAAGTCGACAGCACAGATCTGTGTTTGGCTGCGTAGCAAGAGAAAGAGAGCTGAAGTTAAAATTTTCTGGGTTGTTAGGTCGCCACATATTACTCCAAACAATCGACGTTTAGACTCCTCTGGTGGGATCTTGTTCAGTGTCCACTACAGATTGGGCTcaagatcccagcagagaggtTGAAACGTAGGTTGTTGAAGAAATATTACGCGGCCTAACAGCCCAGAAGACTtcaatgacaacggccacgaaagcctgaagACTTACAAGAAAGAAAGCTACTCGGACCTCCTCCTTCAGCTTCTAGTTATCCACTATAGAGCATATGTCTCTTCCGAAAATTTTCACGTCGGTGTTTGCTGGCCGGTCTGGATCCCGTTTTCTCCCGCATGTCCTCGGATGTCGTCTCTCCACGTCCTCAGACTTTGACTATCCCTGTTGATCCATCGTGATTACGGGAcagcaaaaatgattcaaatggctctgagcactatgggacttaacatctgaggtcatcagtcccctataacttagaactacttgaacctaactaacataaggacatcacacgcaaccatgcccaagggaggattcgaacctgcgaccgtagcggtcgggcggttccaggctggagcgcctagaaccgctccgccactccggccggcacgggacAGCAGCCGCTCAGATATTTACCAAAAAGAATCACCAAGCTGCCGTATATTTTCGAAAGTTATTGTTTTATTTACACGACAAGTTTCGGCATCTCATTTACACCATCTTCAGATCCGAATACACTCTAATGTATAGAGAACCAGATACCTCGATGCACGCATAACTGGAGCCATCAATATCTGGATTCcgtcaattttttgtggagtgtgtgCTTTGGAGTGTGTGCTTCGTTGTCAAGTTTACGAAGTACACACTCCactagtacactactggacatcaaaatagctacaccacgaagatgacgtgctacagacgcgaaatttgaccgacaggaagaagatgctgtgatatgcaaatgattaggttttcagagcgttcacacaaggttggcgccggtggcgacacctacaacgtgctgacatgaggaaagttttcaaccgatttctcatacacaaacagcagttgaccggcattgcctggtgaaacgttgttgtgatgcctcgtggaaggaagagaaatgcgtaccatcacgtttccgactttgataagggtcggattgcagcctgtcgcgattgtggtttatcgtatcgcgacattgctgctcgcgttggtcgagatccaatgactgctagcagaatatggaatcggtgggttcaggaggctaatacggaacgccgtgctggatcctaacggcctcgtatcactagcagtcgagatgacaggtatcttatccgcatggctgtaacggatcgtgtagccacgtctcgatccctgagtcaacagatggggtcctgtacgggcctttctggatacagaaaatgttcgactgctgccctggccagcacattcttcagatctctcaccaattgaaaacgtctggtcaatggtggccgagcaactgtctcgtcacaatacgccagtcactactcttgatgaactgtgctatcgtgttgaagctgcatgggcaacagtacctgtacacgccatccaagctctgtttgactcaatgcccaggcgtatcaaggccgctattacggccagaggtggttgttctgggtactgatttctcaggatctacgcacccaaattgcgtgaaaatgtaatcacatgtcagttctagtataatatatttgtccaatgaatacccgtgtatcacctacatttcttcttggtgtagcaattttaatgaccagtagcttATTTCACGGAATCCAGGCTTTGGTGGCTCCGGTTATGCATGCATTGACGTATCTGATTCTCTATACATGGACGGCgtagaggcctgaagatggcattaataaGATGCCGAAACTTCTGGAAACATATGGCAGTATGGAGATATTTCTTTGTTAAATCTGACTACGTCGTACGCCACTCCATCAGCATGCCGCGCGTTGTAGCCGCGCGGTccgaggtgccttgtcacggtccgcgcccccccccccccccccccagggaggttcgagtcatccctcgggcatgggtgtgtgtgttgtccttaacgtaagttagtttaagttaagttaGCTTCAGTAGtgcctaagcttagggaccgatgacctcagcagtttggtcccataaggccttaccacaaatttccaaattttttttccatcagcgtTTTAGTCCTCTTGAACTTGTCCTGCCCAGCACCGCGTCATCACGCTACCTCTCAATCACGTCACAGACACCCGTTCTCCTCGTTATCTCTTTGTTTCTGATTCTATCTCTCAAACTCACTCCTAGTAGTGTCCCCTCTGTTCCCCTTTGACAGACCCGGGGCCGATTGCCGCTGTTTGTTGTGTCATTGTGTGTCGTTACTGGGAGGATACGTGTCCAACAAACCTTTCTTTCTAAGTTTATAAAGACAGTCACTATACTTAATATGTAACCTCGTTACCCGAACACCATCCAGGACAGGTCAATTCGGCCAGTGATCACTGCTGCTGGTTACCTTTCCCAAGTTGAAGTGCATTTTGAAATATTTCACCACCACTGTTTTTTCACAAGTGTTCAATTCATTAGGTCTTGCACAACTGCCCAATTTCGACCTCACATGCCATTTTCAAGCGGTTGAAAGGTGGCTATACTGAGTCACAgcgtcagagattgcgccaaagagtattattcagccgcctccactggcagtgcttgttcaaaagtggtggtggtttgtgttttgctgagaggatgttgatagctgtattatttgaagccatgtcgtgtgcatttgttttgatgggctagacaccagatgttgttggattggggatgttgtaatgatcagagtgtacttttcgtcaatgtatatgaaggtaaagaatatcttttatttttttatttcaaatgtgctaaataaaaatgcctcttggtcacaggttcagtcaacaaagcatctggcttgcgtttatgtattagactgtaattcgggtttctatgtgcaattgtagtatttcagttttatttaattaattcagtgtaaatggtgtttaaaatactttgtcttattgaggaagaaccgtgccagatgtgtacgttgaatcacacttccacacacagaacagttacatttgtgttttgttgtttcgtaggttttatagttgctggggacttaattaattaattgtgttaacggaagttttctttcattctttgttgttattcaatgcagtcagattgcgtactaatactagtcagggccaaccggttacgagacagcgtaaccgaacagacaggtactaaattctaaaattaaaattatttgcatgataatttaattaagcccccatgcacggtcTACTAAAAAACTGATCAAAGATACATCAAATATAGGTCTGGCTTACTGACTTACAAAAGTAATGTTTTACAACGGACAGCCTAAAATTGTACTAACAGAAGTCGATGTTTTATACAATTACTATCCTCTCAACAAAAGGTGATACAACCGATCTGAAATCGAGCACATAACGTGCAAGCGTAGGAATTAAAACTGGAAAGCTTACAGCTTGCAGTAATTGGCATCTTTATAGCTAATGCCTTGTCATAAGAAACTATATGTGAATACTCTCGTTGTCGAACATCAACTGTCACTTCTTTGTGGCATTAGCTGCTGCACACAGTAAGCATACCAGTTTTAATTCCAACGCTTGAACGTTATGTACTCGCATTCAGATCGGCTATATCGCCGTTTATTAACAGGATGATAGTTGTATAAAACATCCTTCACACCTCTGCTGAATGTCCTCCACACTGCCGATATGCCAAAGCCCCCTCTTCCTGTTTGTCTCCTctagtctgccgatgacattgcctTCCTTGCCCTCTACCCTATCCTCCAGAAATCCCAAGGATCACTCTAGCTCAGTTTCAGTCAGTTCATCTCCTGGTGCAACCCGTGGCTCCTCGAAATCAAGCAGACCGAAGCCCAGGCAATAATTATACGCCAAACCACCCGCAGCTTGCCCACTCGCCGCGTATAGGGTGCTGAAGGGATGCTCCGTTCccggaatgctgtacaacaattcaacCAAATAACATTAGtacttttatttctataaagcagactgataatacttaactttaatgtacaaAGGTGTTTCAAGTGATGGGCGatatgcaacataaatccgagtcctgtGATCCATGCAATGTTCAGGCAAGTCTGTCACACACTTTGTGGATTAGTACTAACTGTTCTTGTAGCACTccctgctaggccgtgctaatactccgCGAATACTTTCTACTAATGGCCGTGTACTAAGCCGtactaagcggttctaggcgtttcaatccggaacagcgctgctgctacggtcgcaggttcgaatcctgcctcgggcatggctgtgtgtgatgtccttacgttagttaggtttaagtagttctaagttcaaggggactcatgacgtcagacgttaagtcccatagtgctcagagccatatgaacccatTTTATGAAGCCCAATCCGACCCATCGTCTGCTGTGTCAATTTGGCACGGACTTCTGCTCCTCCCTCCTTTTATCACGCCCTACAGATCGTCGACCCCCATGCAACCCGCCAAGCCTTTCGGTTCCATTTAGCCTCCCACATCCGCATTCTCTCCCAACTTATAAAATTCCCCAGCCTACTCTTCCGTCTTGAATGCCTCTGAATGTCCTACGTTACCCGTGAACTCGTCATTATCCACCCCTTAATTTTCCTCCTGCTCACTGATTCTGGCACTCTGCTGCGCATCTACCACCACATTCTCCCAACACTGCACCTCTGCacactccataccctctcccaacgAAATTTTAATTGCTTTCCCATACCTGCCCATAAAACCCACCCTGATGTATACCTATCATAATAGATCCAAAAATAAACCATCCCACCttcggtatattaataatttttacttatggaccgtctgacagcaaattAATATAACACAATTTTAGAgccatacgcgttttgcctttattttctgcaaggcttcAGCAGTAGCCTGGAATATATACATaagtttgctatttaatttacatttttgtcactgtatctataggttataaacagttctggtggttggtatttcctattaagtagtaatgttttgaactgtacttacaggttgcgtggacaatttcttacaaatTAGGCTCCTGTTGCATTTTCGGTGTTGTTCTTAATCTTATGAATGCcagtttgcggttttttccccacattccacagcactatgaactgagcgcttgtttcaatgcaatattccaggccactggtgatgccttgcagaaaatataggcgaaacgcgcatggcactaaaactgtgttttattcagttgctgtcagacgcttTATAGGTAAAAATTATCGGTATACCGCaatattacacacaactgaggaagactggactacaaaagttgaagatgtcatccCACCTTCCGTTCCAGTGTTGTTCTTAATCTTATGAATGCcagtttgcggttttttccccacattccacagcactatgaactgagcgcttgtttcaatgcaatattCCAGGCCACTGGTGATGCCTTGCAGAACATAAAGGCGAAACGCGCatggcactaaaactgtgttttattcagttgctgtcagacgcttTATAGGTAAAAATTATCGGTATACCGCaatattacacacaactgaggaagactggactacaaaagttgaagatgtcatccCACCTTCCGTTCCACTCCTCTGCCCACATCCTAGAGATGGTCCGGAACGGCATCCCCCTCCACTCTTTCGAATTCCTCTTCCAAACAACCACCCCAACTGCTACGTTTCTGTGACACCCCTCTTCTGGGTAGTCTAGGCCCACTCATCACTTCACTCATGTATGTTTCTATCTTAGTCAACACACCGGCTTTTTACTTTTTAACGTAACTATCCTTCCGTTTGCAGTCTTTTGTGAAAGGCTTATTAGCCATTTCATCTGTGTCAGTATTTTACGTAATCGACAAATCTGCCTTTTATGTATTGAACTATACAGTGGAATCTATGTCTTTTTATTATGTCAAATATTCGTTTTGTTAACTGCTATGTCCAAATTTTATAATGTGTTTTCAACTTTTTACTCTCATATGTATGAAAAGCGGCGACTTGTATCTGTCGACAGCCCACACTCCGCCCATGTGGGGAGAGGGCTTTCAAATGACATTAAAGGAAAAAACGTATAAAACATAGACACCTGTAAATACAATTTTATCCTGTTCGTTGTAAAATATTAGTTTTGTAAGTCAATAAACCAAACTCATACTTGTTATATTTTGCTCTGTTCCTCTGTAGACGGCTCTTCAAAATGGCCTGTAAAATCAAAATTGCCCAATCGTGCAAGATAACTGAATGCCTGTGAAAATTGGAAACCGTGATACAAACTAATGACGTTGGCTCCCTCAAAGCTAACTTTGGGGTCTACGGGTTGGGGAGCATCTTAGAGTTGTAAGATCATTATCGATAGTTTGTGTCGCTGTGTTAATACCTTTCTATCCTCAGGACAGATGAACATTGCCTCCACAGCCAAACTAAATAACTTTCCAGTGATACAGTGTTCCTTTATTTTCAAAAGGAGAGTGGAATTCTCGTAAATGCACCGGCTTAATCCGGTCTATCTGTAGTCATTTCGGGCTGTTTCATCGCCCTCTATACTGCCCAGGTTTCGATTATGTCGAACGATTTATGGTGGTCCTTGAGGGCTACGTAAAGTGGTATGTTACACACATTTCTTTATCACAATGAGTTCTTCTTATGGGCTGTTAAGTCAATTTTGTAAAttgaagaaaccgcacgacacttGCTTAATCCACAATCCTTTATTGTGAACATGGCTGGTTTCGGAACACTTAAAGTTCCATCAGCTAGCATACTGTAATAAAGAAAACACTGTGTACACGACCATCGGAAGAGATCCTCAAGTCTGAAATGTCAGATAAGGAACTACGAAGCTAAAAttctaaaaatgaattaaaataaattaaagagaCTACAGGACGTTACTTACAAATAAACTGACTTAAGGTTAGATCAGGCCCTCTATGCCACCGATGATAAATTCTTTCAACTTTTAACCCATTATTTCTAATACTATTGAAGATATCACCACCAAATTTTTAACATTTGGTTATTTGAATGTATTTAGTTCACTGATCTAGAATGGAAAAAGTACACGTAGTGGAAATTGAGACACAGTTTTTTATAAACATGCCTGTTTATCTCAACAAATTATTGTATTTTATACAATACAACTTAAGTTACATAACTCTCAAAACACTGATTGCAGACCTATATAATCATCTCCTCTACATAAACAATCcccataaattttatatttatatgtttattgGTTCATGAGAAAATGGGTATTTTGCATGA
This window contains:
- the LOC124722796 gene encoding doublesex- and mab-3-related transcription factor 1-like, which gives rise to MASASSVATTTTSQRTPPNCARCRNHGYKIPLKGHKRYCKYRYHTCDKCLLTAERQRVMAMQTALRRAQAQDEAMGLKKPPSPSPPPPPPPPPLAAGTVPPAEMGAAAAAAAIVVPGEEHLRPVAAVPPRHLADGSCDSSCSPPPPGGRRGESPSQHPLPLMHHQTPSGEYRPPPPAPRHRAALPRAAAGRLRAPISNCRRRRALLAFLTFRTK